A DNA window from Pseudorasbora parva isolate DD20220531a chromosome 5, ASM2467924v1, whole genome shotgun sequence contains the following coding sequences:
- the LOC137074930 gene encoding uncharacterized protein isoform X1 — translation MSPKKCIFGCQAKTVQHCVPKNPAIRQRWMEFVFPEKQRRCTNFYVCALHFDADCFINKAQFDAGFSDRLILKDGAVPTIKVPTLEPQASTSAYNPTGQDSPSVKHMGCQTEEKTTVSVKVQTKPLMLSVGVQCTFVPTQKTVGTQFSFSKQTGHVRNKCTQVSQVEVQVTQAETLRNVSSTPIKPSRSGIGATPVKRPRTELLVEDELKANLSEITPTHDSTNEPGDSDTKPSETSGMDISCNYTDAKYIVFESSLRELFKTCPLCKTNSKVQRQRLGTFVSFCQVCEQCQYTKKWQSQPVKGSTPVGNLQMSAAVYFTGGSFIQMHKICRAMNLQVHQFSSFRRHARLFLEPSIFHKWKMDQQAMFQQLQPLGKIALSGDMRADSPGHSAKYGSYSLLHLDSNKILDIQLIQSNEVEGRAHMEKEGLRRGLDRLESNQLHVDYIVTDRHTQVRKYLREREIKQYYDVCNLEKGLSKKLEKLSRNKDCKVLRNWLPSIKNHIHWSAMSSTEGADKVAKWKSLFNHIQNVHVHEDPAFPRCTHEDRVSRDPNKWLKQGTMVLYKVEKLLMNKRVLRDVEKLSHQHQSSALEPFHSVILRFAPKNVFFPFIGMLCRLYLAAMHFNENADREQAKNLEGKAGDEGYVDDLMRLLFLDVFEDPTNYVKELREVPIPVPLSAQFDMPAKEELIAKQVSKFSPMVAGSQHSSHQHQETPAESAGQHMME, via the exons atgtcacccaaaaagtgcatttttGGCTGCCAGGCCAAGACAGTCCAGCACTGCGTCCCAAAGAACCCAGCGATAAGGCAACGGTGGATGGAATTCGTTTTTCCGGAAAAGCAACGGAGATGCACAAATTTCTATGTTTGTGCCCTGCATTTCGATGCCgattgttttataaacaaggcccagttcgaTGCCGGGTTTTCAGATCGCCTAATACTGAAGGATGGcgcggtcccaacgataaaggtcccaacgttggaaccgcaggcg AGCACATCTGCATATAATCCTACCGGCCAGGACTCGCCTTCAGTCAAGCACATGGGATGTCAAACAGAAGAGAAAACAACTGTGTCTGTTAAAGTGCAAACTAAACCACTAATGCTATCTGTGGGCGTTCAGTGTACTTTTGTTCCAACTCAAAAGACAGTTGGCACACAGTTCTCCTTTTCTAAACAGACAGGACATGTACGGAacaaat GCACACAGGTATCACAGGTTGAGGTTCAGGTAACACAGGCTGAGACATTGAGGAATGTGTCATCTACGCCAATCAAGCCATCCAGATCTGGAATCGGTGCAACACCTGTTAAAAGGCCCCGAACAGAATTGCTGGTTGAGGATGAGCTTAAAGCGAATCTTTCAGAAATTACACCAACTCATGATTCCACAAATGAGCCTGGGGACTCTGATACAAAGCCTTCTGAAACAAG TGGGATGGACATCTCTTGCAATTACACCGATGCAAAGTACATTGTTTTTGAAAGCTCTCTCAGAGAGCTTTTTAAAACATGTCCTTTATGCAAGACTAACAGCAAGGTACAGCGACAGCGGCTTGGGACATTTGTGTCATTCTGCCAGGTCTGCGAACAATGCCAATATACCAAAAAATGGCAGAGCCAGCCTGTGAAAGGAAGCACCCCAGTTGGGAACCTGCAAATGTCAGCGGCAGTGTACTTCACTGGTGGAtcgttcattcaaatgcatAAG ATTTGCAGAGCTATGAATCTGCAAGTACACCAGTTCAGTTCATTTAGAAGGCATGCTCGGTTGTTCCTGGAACCATCTATATTTCACAAGTGGAAGATGGATCAGCAGGCCATGTTCCAGCAACTACAGCCGTTGGGCAAAATTGCACTGAGTGGCGATATGCGTGCTGATTCTCCAG GACATTCTGCCAAATATGGCAGCTATTCTTTATTACATCTTGACAGCAATAAAATTCTGGACATTCAACTAATACAG agcaaTGAAGTTGAAGGCAGAGCACACATGGAGAAGGAAGGACTCAGAAGAGGTCTGGACCGTCTCGAGTCCAACCAGTTACATGTTGATTACATTGTGACTGATCGTCACACCCAGGTGCGGAAATATCTGAGGGAGCGGGAGATCAAGCAGTACTATGATGTTTGCAACCTCGAGAAGG GGCTATCTAAAAAATTGGAGAAATTATCAAGAAACAAAGACTGCAAGGTGCTGCGAAACTGGTTGCCGAGTATAAAAAATCACATCCACTGGTCAGCCATGTCTTCCACAGAAGGAGCAGACAAAGTTGCTAAGTGGAAGAGTTTATTTAATCACATTCAGAATGTCCACGTTCATGAAGATCCAGCATTCCCCAGGTGCACTCATGAAGACAGAGTGTCCAGAGACCCTAATAAATGGTTAAAACAAG GTACCATGGTTCTGTATAAAGTGGAGAAGCTGCTCATGAACAAGAGAGTTCTCCGTGATGTGGAAAAGCTGAGCCACCAACATCAATCTTCAGCTCTTGAGCCATTCCACAGTGTCATCCTGAGATTTGCCCCCaagaatgtgttttttccttttattgGAATGCTATGCAG GCTGTATCTTGCGGCAATGCATTTCAACGAGAATGCTGATCGTGAACAGGCAAAGAACTTGGAGGGCAAAGCTGGCGATGAAGGATATGTCGATGATCTGATGAGACTGCTGTTTTTAGACGTGTTTGAAGACCCTACCAACTATGTTAAGGAACTACGAGAAGTACCCATTCCAGTTCCCCTATCAGCACAGTTTGACATGCCAGCAAAGGAGGAACTCATTGCCAAACAGGTGTCTAAGTTCAGTCCAATGGTGGCCGGAAGCCAACATAGTTCCCACCAGCATCAGGAAACTCCTGCCGAATCCGCAGGACAACACATGATGGAATGA
- the LOC137074933 gene encoding gastrula zinc finger protein XlCGF57.1-like, which yields MQLKEESQEWKEMDEKNQHMKDHDYISGESFSCSMTKNISSQKRALKTEATRDFNCQQCGKCYTHKTSLEIHMRVHTGENPFAFHQCGKSFNQKGNLNIHMKLHTGEKPFICNLCEKSFSLKVILKTHMRIHTGEKPFTCDQCGKSYRFRVTFNQHMRTHSGDNCLVCDQCGRSFTDSKCLKNHVITHTKEKSLVCLHCGVTRLSNASLEDHMRVHTGEAPFTCPQCGKSFSLKGNLKTHIRSHTGEKPFTCPQCGKSFTLKGNLKSHIRSHTGEKPFTCPHCGKGYALKGNLKTHIRVHTGEKPFTCPQCGKGYALKGNLKTHIRSHTGEKPYKCHLCGKRFTYLKDIKKHLQTHSGKKL from the coding sequence ATGCAGCTGAAAGAGGAGAGTCAAGAATGGAAAGAAATGGACGAGAAAAATCAGCATATGAAAGATCATGATTACATATCTGGAGAATCATTTAGTTGTTCAATGACGAAAAATATTTCATCACAAAAAAGAGCTCTGAAGACAGAAGCTACAAGAGATTTCaactgccaacagtgtggaaaatgTTACACTCATAAAACAAGCCTTGAaatccacatgagagttcacactggagaaaaccCTTTTGCCTTCCAccaatgtggaaaaagtttcaaTCAAAAAGGAAACCTTAATATCCACATGAaacttcacactggagagaagcctttcatcTGCAATCTGTGTGAGAAGAGCTTCTCTCTAAAAGTAATCCTTAAGactcacatgagaattcacacgggagagaagccgttcacatgtgatcagtgtggaaagagttacaGATTTAGAGTAACTTTTAATCAGCACATGAGGACTCACTCAGGAGATAACTGTCTTGTATGTGATCAGTGTGGAAGGAGCTTCACAGACAGTAAATGCCTGAAGAATCATGTAATAACTCACACCAAAGAGAAGTCTCTCGTGTGCCTTCACTGTGGAGTGACACGCTTAAGCAATGCAAGCCTTGAAGATCACATGAGGGTTCACACCGGAGAGGCGCCGTTCACttgccctcagtgtggaaagagtttcagtcTCAAAGGAAACCTTAAGACTCACATTAGAagtcacactggagagaagccgttcacctgccctcagtgtggaaagagtttcactctcAAAGGAAACCTTAAGAGTCACATAAGAagtcacactggagagaagccgttcacctGCCCTCATTGTGGAAAGGGTTACGCTCTCAAAGGAAACCTTAAGACTCACATTAGAgttcacaccggagagaagccgttcacctGCCCTCAGTGCGGAAAGGGTTACGCTCTCAAAGGAAACCTTAAGACTCACATAAGAagtcacactggagaaaagccGTACAAGTGTCATCTGTGTGGCAAGAGATTCACATATCTAAAagacataaaaaaacatttgcaaacTCATTCTGGAAAGAAACTTTAG